One genomic window of Sphingobacterium oryzagri includes the following:
- a CDS encoding aldose epimerase family protein gives MKRRILLTGLLAAALLWTACQQPNANQQSQHTSVDSTATGFNGEIDGKPAKLFTVENGKGVKATFTNFGARIVSLWVPDKDGKMTDVILGFNKATDYNNPEEPYYGTVVGPFGNRIAKGKFSIDGEQFTLPINNGVNTLHGGFKGVHFAVWEAEQEGKNKLRFSYTLLEKQEGFPGNITMRVTYTLTDDNALEIDYAATTDKKTVINLTNHAYFNLNGEGSGTILDHSLQIYADQYTPVDSTLIPTGALTNVKGTAFDFTRAKPIGKDIEQQVIQLAYGKGYDHNFVLRADKVDGLNHAATLIGDKSGIKLDIYTEEPGLQFYSGNFMADKVTLKNGKTDAFRTGLCLETQHFPDAPNQPTFPTTILEPGQTYTTKSIYKFGSKKLIN, from the coding sequence ATGAAACGACGTATCTTATTAACGGGACTGCTTGCCGCGGCGCTACTATGGACAGCTTGTCAACAACCAAATGCAAACCAGCAAAGCCAACACACGAGCGTCGATAGTACAGCGACCGGCTTTAATGGCGAAATCGATGGCAAGCCAGCGAAACTATTTACCGTAGAAAATGGCAAGGGTGTTAAGGCTACGTTTACTAATTTCGGTGCACGTATCGTTTCGCTTTGGGTTCCCGATAAAGATGGTAAGATGACGGATGTAATTTTAGGCTTCAATAAAGCCACAGACTACAACAATCCGGAAGAACCTTATTACGGAACCGTAGTTGGCCCTTTCGGCAATCGTATTGCTAAAGGTAAGTTTTCGATTGATGGTGAGCAATTTACATTGCCAATAAATAACGGCGTAAACACGTTGCACGGCGGTTTCAAAGGCGTACATTTTGCGGTATGGGAAGCTGAGCAGGAAGGTAAAAATAAATTGCGCTTTTCGTATACCTTGCTGGAAAAACAAGAAGGGTTTCCCGGGAATATCACGATGCGCGTGACCTACACGTTAACGGATGACAATGCTTTGGAAATCGATTATGCAGCAACTACGGATAAGAAAACAGTTATCAACCTGACGAACCACGCTTATTTTAATCTAAACGGCGAGGGAAGCGGAACAATACTCGATCACAGCCTTCAAATTTATGCCGATCAATATACGCCGGTTGATAGTACGTTGATTCCTACGGGCGCGTTGACCAACGTAAAGGGCACTGCATTTGATTTCACTCGAGCTAAGCCTATTGGTAAAGATATCGAACAACAAGTTATACAGCTCGCGTACGGCAAAGGATACGATCATAATTTTGTGCTCCGTGCAGATAAGGTGGACGGGCTTAACCATGCGGCGACTTTAATCGGTGATAAATCGGGGATCAAATTGGATATCTACACCGAAGAACCGGGCTTGCAATTCTATAGCGGAAATTTCATGGCTGATAAGGTGACGTTGAAAAATGGGAAAACGGATGCGTTCAGAACTGGCCTGTGCTTAGAGACGCAGCACTTTCCTGATGCGCCAAACCAGCCAACATTTCCGACGACTATTTTAGAACCCGGTCAAACGTATACGACAAAGTCGATTTATAAATTTGGATCCAAAAAGCTAATCAATTAA